The following are encoded in a window of Haliaeetus albicilla chromosome 1, bHalAlb1.1, whole genome shotgun sequence genomic DNA:
- the GUCY1A1 gene encoding guanylate cyclase soluble subunit alpha-1 isoform X2, whose product MLMQQFHAGVPVESLQESLGEELFKICYEEDEHILGVIGGTLKDFLNSFTTLLKQSGHSQEAGKKDRLEDASILCLEKDQDFLNVYYFFPKKITSLILSGIIKAAAHILYETEVEVMLMPPCFHNDCTEFANQPYLLYSIQVKSAKPSLSPCKPQSSLVIPASVFCKTFPFHFMFDKDMSVLQIGNGIRRLLTRREFQAKPNFEEYFEILTPKVSCTFSGIMTMLNMQFTVRVRRWDNTDMKSSMVMDLKGQMIYIFESSAILFLGSPCVDRLEDFTGRGLYLSDIPIHNALRDVVLIGEQARAQDGLKKRLGKLKATLEQAHQALEEEKKKTVDLLFSIFPGEVAQQLWQGQVVQAKKFNNVTMLFSDIVGFTAICSQCSPMQVITMLNELYTRFDYQCGELDVYKVETIGDAYCVAGGLHKESETHAVQIALMALKMMELSDEVVSPHGEPIKMRIGLHSGSVFAGVVGVKMPRYCLFGNNVTLANKFESCSIPRKINVSPTTYRLLKEYPGFVFTPRSREELPPNFPSDIPGICYFLDAYIQGTNSQTWFQKRDLGDGNANFLGEETGID is encoded by the exons ATGCTAATGCAGCAG TTTCATGCAGGTGTTCCCGTGGAGTCTCTACAGGAATCTCTTGGTGAAGAGCTATTCAAAATATGCTATGAAGAGGATGAACACATATTAGGGGTTATTGGAGGAACCCTTAAGGACTTCTTGAACAGTTTCACTACTCTGCTGAAGCAGAGCGGCCACAGccaagaagcaggaaaaaaggacaGACTTGAAGATGCCTCCATATTGTGCCTGGAGAAAGATCAGGACTTCTTAAATGTGTATTATTTCTTTCCTAAGAAAATTACGAGTCTTATTCTATCTGGTATTATTAAAGCAGCAGCTCATATTTTGTATGAAACTGAGGTGGAAGTGATGCTCATGCCTCCTTGTTTTCACAATGACTGCACTGAGTTTGCTAATCAGCCTTATTTGTTGTACTCTATACAAGTCAAAAGTGCAAAACCTTCGTTATCTCCATGTAAACCACAGTCTTCACTTGTGATTCCTGCCTCTGTGTTCTGTAAGACTTTcccatttcattttatgtttgaCAAGGATATGTCAGTTCTTCAAATTGGAAATGGGATAAGAAGACTTTTGACCAGGAGAGAATTTCAAGCTAAGCCTAATTTTGAAGAGTATTTTGAAATTCTTACTCCCAAAGTAAGCTGCACTTTCAGTGGAATAATGACAATGCTAAATATGCAGTTTACTGTACGAGTCAGAAGATGGGATAATACTGATATGAAATCATCCATG GTAATGGATCTTAAAGGCCAAATGATCTATATTTTTGAATCCAGTGCCATCCTATTCTTGGGATCGCCTTGTGTGGATAGACTAGAAGATTTTACAGGACGTGGATTGTACCTCTCAGATATTCCCATTCACAATGCATTAAGAGATGTTGTTCTGATAGGAGAGCAGGCCAGAGCTCAGGATGGGCTGAAGAagaggttaggaaagctaaaagCAACCCTTGAGCAGGCCCATCAAGcacttgaagaagaaaagaagaagacCGTAGatcttctgttttcaatttttCCTGGAGAGGTTGCTCAGCAGCTGTGGCAGGGGCAAGTTGTGCAAGCCAAGAAATTTAATAATGTCACAATGCTTTTCTCTGACATTGTTGGATTCACTGCCATTTGTTCCCAATGCTCACCTATGCAGGTTATCACCATGCTTAATGAGCTTTATACTCGCTTTGATTACCAATGTGGAGAGCTAGATGTCTACAAG GTTGAGACTATTGGAGATGCCTACTGTGTCGCTGGAGGTTTACACAAAGAAAGTGAAACACATGCTGTTCAAATAGCATTGATGGCCCTGAAGATGATGGAGCTGTCAGATGAGGTGGTGTCTCCCCATGGAGAGCCTATCAAG atgCGTATTGGCCTTCATTCTGGATCTGTCTTTGCTGGAGTTGTTGGGGTTAAAATGCCTCGTTACTGCCTTTTTGGAAATAACGTAACTCTTGCCAATAAGTTTGAATCTTGCAGTATACCTAGAAAAATAAACGTCAGCCCAACAACTTACAG GTTGTTAAAGGAATATCCGGGCTTTGTGTTCACACCTCGCTCAAGAGAAGAGCTTCCACCAAATTTTCCCAGTGATATCCCTGGAATTTGCTATTTTCTGGATGCTTATATTCAAGGAACAAACTCACAGACTTGGTTTCAAAAGAGAGATTTGGGAGACGGCAATGCCAATTTTTTGGGTGAGGAAACAGGAATAGACTAA
- the GUCY1A1 gene encoding guanylate cyclase soluble subunit alpha-1 isoform X1: MFCTKLKDLKITGECPFSLLTQSHITEEHDKDCTEHSSRAALPICKEVHEKDAQGKLPQRKTSRSRVYLHTLTESICKLIFPEFERLNLALQRTLAKHRIKETRKTGDREDFEKIISDHANAAGVPVESLQESLGEELFKICYEEDEHILGVIGGTLKDFLNSFTTLLKQSGHSQEAGKKDRLEDASILCLEKDQDFLNVYYFFPKKITSLILSGIIKAAAHILYETEVEVMLMPPCFHNDCTEFANQPYLLYSIQVKSAKPSLSPCKPQSSLVIPASVFCKTFPFHFMFDKDMSVLQIGNGIRRLLTRREFQAKPNFEEYFEILTPKVSCTFSGIMTMLNMQFTVRVRRWDNTDMKSSMVMDLKGQMIYIFESSAILFLGSPCVDRLEDFTGRGLYLSDIPIHNALRDVVLIGEQARAQDGLKKRLGKLKATLEQAHQALEEEKKKTVDLLFSIFPGEVAQQLWQGQVVQAKKFNNVTMLFSDIVGFTAICSQCSPMQVITMLNELYTRFDYQCGELDVYKVETIGDAYCVAGGLHKESETHAVQIALMALKMMELSDEVVSPHGEPIKMRIGLHSGSVFAGVVGVKMPRYCLFGNNVTLANKFESCSIPRKINVSPTTYRLLKEYPGFVFTPRSREELPPNFPSDIPGICYFLDAYIQGTNSQTWFQKRDLGDGNANFLGEETGID; the protein is encoded by the exons ATGTTCTGTACAAAACTGAAAGACTTGAAGATCACAGGGGAATGTCCTTTCTCCTTACTGACTCAAAGTCACATTACTGAGGAACATGACAAGGACTGCACAGAACACAGCTCTAGAGCAGCTTTGCCCATCTGCAAAGAAGTTCATGAAAAAGATGCTCAAGGAAAACTTCCACAAAGGAAGACGAGCAGAAGTAGAGTGTACCTGCACACATTAACTGAAAGCATCTGCAAACTAATCTTTCCTGAG tttGAAAGGCTTAATCTTGCACTTCAGAGAACACTtgcaaaacacagaataaaagaaaccaG AAAAACTGGGGATAGagaagattttgaaaaaataatcagtgatCATGCTAATGCAGCAG GTGTTCCCGTGGAGTCTCTACAGGAATCTCTTGGTGAAGAGCTATTCAAAATATGCTATGAAGAGGATGAACACATATTAGGGGTTATTGGAGGAACCCTTAAGGACTTCTTGAACAGTTTCACTACTCTGCTGAAGCAGAGCGGCCACAGccaagaagcaggaaaaaaggacaGACTTGAAGATGCCTCCATATTGTGCCTGGAGAAAGATCAGGACTTCTTAAATGTGTATTATTTCTTTCCTAAGAAAATTACGAGTCTTATTCTATCTGGTATTATTAAAGCAGCAGCTCATATTTTGTATGAAACTGAGGTGGAAGTGATGCTCATGCCTCCTTGTTTTCACAATGACTGCACTGAGTTTGCTAATCAGCCTTATTTGTTGTACTCTATACAAGTCAAAAGTGCAAAACCTTCGTTATCTCCATGTAAACCACAGTCTTCACTTGTGATTCCTGCCTCTGTGTTCTGTAAGACTTTcccatttcattttatgtttgaCAAGGATATGTCAGTTCTTCAAATTGGAAATGGGATAAGAAGACTTTTGACCAGGAGAGAATTTCAAGCTAAGCCTAATTTTGAAGAGTATTTTGAAATTCTTACTCCCAAAGTAAGCTGCACTTTCAGTGGAATAATGACAATGCTAAATATGCAGTTTACTGTACGAGTCAGAAGATGGGATAATACTGATATGAAATCATCCATG GTAATGGATCTTAAAGGCCAAATGATCTATATTTTTGAATCCAGTGCCATCCTATTCTTGGGATCGCCTTGTGTGGATAGACTAGAAGATTTTACAGGACGTGGATTGTACCTCTCAGATATTCCCATTCACAATGCATTAAGAGATGTTGTTCTGATAGGAGAGCAGGCCAGAGCTCAGGATGGGCTGAAGAagaggttaggaaagctaaaagCAACCCTTGAGCAGGCCCATCAAGcacttgaagaagaaaagaagaagacCGTAGatcttctgttttcaatttttCCTGGAGAGGTTGCTCAGCAGCTGTGGCAGGGGCAAGTTGTGCAAGCCAAGAAATTTAATAATGTCACAATGCTTTTCTCTGACATTGTTGGATTCACTGCCATTTGTTCCCAATGCTCACCTATGCAGGTTATCACCATGCTTAATGAGCTTTATACTCGCTTTGATTACCAATGTGGAGAGCTAGATGTCTACAAG GTTGAGACTATTGGAGATGCCTACTGTGTCGCTGGAGGTTTACACAAAGAAAGTGAAACACATGCTGTTCAAATAGCATTGATGGCCCTGAAGATGATGGAGCTGTCAGATGAGGTGGTGTCTCCCCATGGAGAGCCTATCAAG atgCGTATTGGCCTTCATTCTGGATCTGTCTTTGCTGGAGTTGTTGGGGTTAAAATGCCTCGTTACTGCCTTTTTGGAAATAACGTAACTCTTGCCAATAAGTTTGAATCTTGCAGTATACCTAGAAAAATAAACGTCAGCCCAACAACTTACAG GTTGTTAAAGGAATATCCGGGCTTTGTGTTCACACCTCGCTCAAGAGAAGAGCTTCCACCAAATTTTCCCAGTGATATCCCTGGAATTTGCTATTTTCTGGATGCTTATATTCAAGGAACAAACTCACAGACTTGGTTTCAAAAGAGAGATTTGGGAGACGGCAATGCCAATTTTTTGGGTGAGGAAACAGGAATAGACTAA